From a single Homo sapiens chromosome 19 genomic scaffold, GRCh38.p14 alternate locus group ALT_REF_LOCI_2 HSCHR19LRC_COX2_CTG3_1 genomic region:
- the LILRA4 gene encoding leukocyte immunoglobulin-like receptor subfamily A member 4 precursor (The RefSeq protein has 1 substitution compared to this genomic sequence): MTLILTSLLFFGLSLGPRTRVQAENLLKPILWAEPGPVITWHNPVTIWCQGTLEAQGYRLDKEGNSMSRHILKTLESENKVKLSIPSMMWEHAGRYHCYYQSPAGWSEPSDPLELVVTAYSRPTLSALPSPVVTSGVNVTLRCASRLGLGRFTLIEEGDHRLSWTLNSHQHNHGKFQALFPMGPLTFSNRGTFRCYGYENNTPYVWSEPSDPLQLLVSGVSRKPSLLTLQGPVVTPGENLTLQCGSDVGYIRYTLYKEGADGLPQRPGRQPQAGLSQANFTLSPVSRSYGGQYRCYGAHNVSSEWSAPSDPLDILIAGQISDRPSLSVQPGPTVTSGEKVTLLCQSWDPMFTFLLTKEGAAHPPLRLRSMYGAHKYQAEFPMSPVTSAHAGTYRCYGSRSSNPYLLSHPSEPLELVVSGATETLNPAQKKSDSKTAPHLQDYTVENLIRMGVAGLVLLFLGILLFEAQHSQRSPPRCSQEANSRKDNAPFRVVEPWEQI; this comes from the exons ATGACCCTCATTCTCACAAGCCTGCTCTTCTTTG GGCTGAGCCTGGGCCCCAGGACCCGGGTGCAGGCAG AAAACCTACCCAAACCCATCCTGTGGGCCGAGCCAGGTCCCGTGATCACCTGGCATAACCCCGTGACCATCTGGTGTCAGGGCACCCTGGAGGCCCAGGGGTACCGTCTGGATAAAGAGGGAAACTCAATGTCGAGGCACATATTAAAAACACTGGAGTCTGAAAACAAGGTCAAACTCTCCATCCCATCCATGATGTGGGAACATGCAGGGCGATATCACTGTTACTATCAGAGCCCTGCAGGCTGGTCAGAGCCCAGCGACCCCCTGGAGCTGGTGGTGACAG cCTACAGCAGACCCACCCTGTCCGCACTGCCAAGCCCTGTGGTGACCTCAGGAGTGAACGTGACCCTCCGGTGTGCCTCACGGCTGGGACTGGGCAGGTTCACTCTGATTGAGGAAGGAGACCACAGGCTCTCCTGGACCCTGAACTCACACCAACACAACCATGGAAAGTTCCAGGCCCTGTTCCCCATGGGCCCCCTGACCTTCAGCAACAGGGGTACATTCAGATGCTACGGCTATGAAAACAACACCCCATACGTGTGGTCGGAACCCAGTGACCCCCTGCAGCTACTGGTGTCAG GCGTGTCTAGGAAGCCCTCCCTCCTGACCCTGCAGGGCCCTGTCGTGACCCCCGGAGAGAATCTGACCCTCCAGTGTGGCTCTGATGTCGGCTACATCAGATACACTCTGTACAAGGAGGGGGCCGATGGCCTCCCCCAGCGCCCTGGCCGGCAGCCCCAGGCTGGGCTCTCCCAGGCCAACTTCACCCTGAGCCCTGTGAGCCGCTCCTACGGGGGCCAGTACAGATGCTACGGCGCACACAACGTCTCCTCCGAGTGGTCGGCCCCCAGTGACCCCCTGGACATCCTGATCGCAG GACAGATCTCTGACAGACCCTCCCTCTCAGTGCAGCCGGGCCCCACGGTGACCTCAGGAGAGAAGGTGACCCTGCTGTGTCAGTCATGGGACCCGATGTTCACTTTCCTTCTGACCAAGGAGGGGGCAGCCCATCCCCCGTTGCGTCTGAGATCAATGTACGGAGCTCATAAGTACCAGGCTGAATTCCCCATGAGTCCTGTGACCTCAGCCCACGCGGGGACCTACAGGTGCTACGGCTCACGCAGCTCCAACCCCTACCTGCTGTCTCACCCCAGTGAGCCCCTGGAGCTCGTGGTCTCAG GAGCAACTGAGACCCTCAATCCAGCACAAAAGAAGTCAGATTCCAAGACTG CCCCACACCTCCAGGATTACACAGTGGAGAATCTCATCCGCATGGGTGTGGCTGGCTTGGTCCTGCTGTTCCTCGGGATTCTGTTATTTGAGGCTCAGCACAGCCAGAGAAGCCCCCCAAGGTGCAGCCAGGAGGCAAACAGCAGAAAGGACAATGCACCCTTCAGAGTGGTGGAGCCTTGGGAACAGATCTGA